A stretch of Equus caballus isolate H_3958 breed thoroughbred chromosome 11, TB-T2T, whole genome shotgun sequence DNA encodes these proteins:
- the NLGN2 gene encoding neuroligin-2 isoform X3, with product MLPVWFTDNLEAAATYVQNQSEDCLYLNLYVPTEDDIRDSGKKPVMLFLHGGSYMEGTGNMFDGSVLAAYGNVIVATLNYRLGVLGFLSTGDQAAKGNYGLLDQIQALRWLSENIAHFGGDPERITIFGSGAGASCVNLLILSHHSEGLFQKAIAQSGTAISSWSVNYQPLKYTRLLAAKVGCDREDSAEAVECLRRKPSRELVDQDVQPARYHIAFGPVVDGDVVPDDPEILMQQGEFLNYDMLIGVNQGEGLKFVEDSAESEDGVSASAFDFTVSNFVDNLYGYPEGKDVLRETIKFMYTDWADRDNGEMRRKTLLALFTDHQWVAPAVATAKLHADYQSPVYFYTFYHHCQAEGRPEWADAAHGDELPYVFGVPMVGATDLFPCNFSKNDVMLSAVVMTYWTNFAKTGDPNQPVPQDTKFIHTKPNRFEEVVWSKFNSKEKQYLHIGLKPRVRDNYRANKVAFWLELVPHLHNLHTELFTTTTRLPPYATRWPPRPPPGAPGTRRPPPPATLPPEPEPEPGPRAYDRFPGDSRDYSTELSVTVAVGASLLFLNILAFAALYYKRDRRQELRCRRLSPPGGSGSGVPGGGPLLPATGRELPPEEELVSLQLKRGGGVGADPAEALRPACPPDYTLALRRAPDDVPLLAPGALTLLPSGLGPPPPPPPPSLHPFGPFPPPPSSAPSHNNTLPHPHSTTRV from the exons ATATCCGGGACTCTGGGAAGAAGCCTGTGATGCTCTTTCTGCACGGCGGCTCCTACATGGAGGGCACCGGGAACATGTTCGATGGCTCCGTCCTGGCTGCCTATGGCAACGTCATTGTAGCCACACTCAACTACCGGCTTGGGGTGCTCG GTTTTCTCAGCACTGGGGACCAGGCTGCAAAAGGCAACTATGGGCTCCTGGACCAGATCCAGGCCCTGCGCTGGCTCAGTGAAAACATTGCTCACTTTGGGGGTGACCCCGAGCGCATCACCATCTTTGGGTCCGGGGCAGGGGCCTCCTGTGTCAACCTTCTGATCCTCTCCCATCATTCAGAAG GGCTGTTCCAGAAGGCCATCGCCCAGAGTGGCACTGCCATTTCCAGCTGGTCTGTCAACTACCAGCCGCTCAAGTACACGCGGCTGCTGGCAGCCAAGGTGGGCTGCGACCGGGAGGACAGCGCTGAAGCTGTGGAGTGTCTGCGCCGGAAGCCTTCCCGGGAGCTGGTGGACCAAGATGTGCAGCCTGCCCG CTACCACATCGCCTTTGGGCCCGTGGTGGACGGTGACGTTGTTCCTGATGATCCTGAGATCCTCATGCAGCAGGGAGAATTCCTCAACTATGACATGCTCATTGGCGTCAATCAAGGAGAGGGCCTCAAGTTCGTGGAGGACTCCGCAGAGAGCGAGGACGGTGTGTCCGCCAGCGCCTTCGACTTCACAGTCTCCAACTTTGTGGACAACCTGTATGGCTACCCGGAGGGCAAGGATGTGCTGCGGGAGACCATCAAGTTTATGTACACAGACTGGGCCGACCGGGACAATGGCGAGATGCGGCGCAAGACCCTGCTGGCACTCTTTACTGACCACCAGTGGGTGGCACCAGCTGTGGCCACCGCCAAGCTGCACGCCGACTACCAGTCCCCTGTCTACTTTTACACCTTCTACCACCACTGCCAGGCTGAAGGCCGGCCCGAGTGGGCAGACGCAGCGCACGGGGACGAGCTACCCTACGTCTTTGGTGTGCCCATGGTGGGTGCCACTGACCTCTTCCCCTGCAACTTCTCCAAGAATGACGTCATGCTCAGCGCTGTGGTCATGACCTACTGGACCAACTTTGCCAAGACTGG TGACCCCAACCAGCCGGTGCCGCAGGACACCAAGTTCATCCACACCAAGCCCAACCGCTTTGAGGAGGTGGTGTGGAGCAAGTTCAACAGCAAGGAGAAGCAGTACCTGCACATCGGCTTGAAACCACGTGTGCGTGACAACTACCGCGCCAACAAGGTGGCCTTCTGGCTGGAGCTCGTGCCTCACCTGCACAACCTGCACACAGAGCTTTTTACCACCACCACGCGCCTGCCTCCCTATGCCACACGCTGGCCGCCTCGCCCACCACCCGGTGCCCCAGGCACACGCCGGCCCCCACCACCTGCCACCCTGCCGCCTGAGCCTGAGCCTgagcctggccccagggcctATGACCGCTTCCCCGGGGACTCACGAGACTACTCCACGGAGCTAAGTGTCACTGTGGCTGTGGGcgcctccctcctcttcctcaacATCCTCGCCTTTGCCGCCCTGTACTACAAGCGGGACCGGCGGCAGGAGCTGCGGTGCAGGCGGCTCAGCCCACCAGGCGGCTCAGGCTCCGGTGTGCCCGGTGGGGGCCCCCTGCTCCCGGCCACCGGCCGCGAGCTGCCACCAGAGGAAGAGCTGGTGTCACTGCAGCTGAAGCGGGGTGGTGGCGTTGGGGCGGACCCTGCTGAAGCCCTACGCCCCGCCTGCCCACCCGACTACACCCTGGCCCTGCGCCGGGCACCGGACGATGTGCCTCTCTTGGCCCCCGGGGCCCTGACCCTGCTGCCCAGTGGCCTGgggcccccgccgcccccgccacCCCCATCTCTCCATCCCTTTGGGCCCTTCCCTCCGCCTCCCTCCTCCGCTCCCAGCCACAACAACACgctaccccacccccactccactaCTCGGGTATAG
- the SPEM1 gene encoding spermatid maturation protein 1 isoform X1: MCWSRWLATGEAWKVKGLAPAKAWAQAGGSTMGPRLSLLAHCEGEPQHHCDPFTPSSLWDKQEGRWILGAQWAGGLGAPVALGTPMAMAEWPPPEWASYHSPNTNNCQDLGNSFLLLLGLIVCINIGINMVTLLWHRLRGFLHQVFHIVCEKEACKSSSLGKQTQPRKQSFPAVHLRCTLDPVKMTVTPPPTRRHRHRGSSACRAHRPVAWAPDTDNDEKLLHQHPVICSHNWDRPKDWEGFQSPQGFWAPWAQDTVELPSQTIRFQQTVEERPLKREMRSELGLEAYVYPVNPPPPSPQALSHKNSGGRAGAGAKAEQEQCSPAPPTPPPIRGPAIVPDIPQRRSSGRIAYDARDVRRRLRELTREIEALSHCYPLASRSSTAEGMGKDWVYRSLTER, translated from the exons ATGTGCTGGTCCAGATGGCTAGCTACAGGAGAGGCATGGAAGGTGAAGGGTTTGGCTCCTGCCAAGGCCTGGGCCCAGGCTGGAGGGTCAACCATGGGCCCCAGACTCTCCCTCTTGGCACATTGTGAGGGAGAGCCCCAGCATCATTGTGACCCGTTTACCCCCAGCAGCCTCTGGGACAAGCAGGAGGGCAGGTGGATACTGGGGGCACAGTGGGCTGGGGGCCTAGGGGCCCCGGTGGCCCTAGGGACCCCCATGGCTATGGCTGAGTGGCCACCACCTGAGTGGGCCTCGTATCACAGCCCCAACACCAACAACTGCCAGGATCTGGGCAATTCCTTCCTGTTGCTGCTGGGCCTTATCGTCTGCATTAACATTGGCATCAATATGGTGACACTG CTCTGGCACAGACTCCGTGGCTTCTTACACCAAGTGTTCCATATTGTTTGTGAGAAAG AAGCTTGTAAGTCATCTTCGCTTGGGAAGCAGACCCAGCCCCGGAAGCAGAGCTTCCCGGCAGTCCACCTTCGATGCACCCTGGACCCTGTGAAAATGACTGTGACCCCTCCACCCACTCGCCGCCATCGCCATCGAGGTTCTTCAGCATGCCGTGCCCACCGCCCGGTAGCCTGGGCCCCAGACACTGACAATGACGAGAAGCTCCTACATCAGCACCCAGTAATCTGTTCCCACAACTGGGATCGCCCCAAGGACTGGGAAGGCTTCCAATCTCCCCAGGGGTTCTGGGCTCCCTGGGCCCAGGACACCGTGGAGCTGCCTTCCCAGACCATCCGCTTCCAGCAGACTGTAGAGGAAAGACCCCTGAAAagagagatgaggtcagagcTGGGCCTAGAGGCCTACGTGTACCCTGTGAAccctccaccccccagccctCAGGCCCTGAGCCACAAGAacagtgggggcagggcaggggcaggggccaaGGCGGAGCAGGAGCAGTGCTCACCAGCCCCGCCAACCCCGCCACCCATCCGGGGCCCAGCAATCGTCCCTGATATCCCCCAGCGCCGCTCCTCAGGCCGCATAGCGTATGATGCCCGCGATGTGAGGCGGCGGCTTCGGGAGCTGACCCGGGAGATAGAGGCCCTGTCCCACTGTTATCCCTTGGCCTCCAGATCCAGCACTGCTGAGGGGATGGGCAAGGACTGGGTATACCGTTCCCTGACAGAGAGGTGA
- the NLGN2 gene encoding neuroligin-2 isoform X4, which produces MLPVWFTDNLEAAATYVQNQSEDCLYLNLYVPTEDGPLTKKRDEATLNPPDTDIRDSGKKPVMLFLHGGSYMEGTGNMFDGSVLAAYGNVIVATLNYRLGVLGFLSTGDQAAKGNYGLLDQIQALRWLSENIAHFGGDPERITIFGSGAGASCVNLLILSHHSEGLFQKAIAQSGTAISSWSVNYQPLKYTRLLAAKVGCDREDSAEAVECLRRKPSRELVDQDVQPARYHIAFGPVVDGDVVPDDPEILMQQGEFLNYDMLIGVNQGEGLKFVEDSAESEDGVSASAFDFTVSNFVDNLYGYPEGKDVLRETIKFMYTDWADRDNGEMRRKTLLALFTDHQWVAPAVATAKLHADYQSPVYFYTFYHHCQAEGRPEWADAAHGDELPYVFGVPMVGATDLFPCNFSKNDVMLSAVVMTYWTNFAKTGDPNQPVPQDTKFIHTKPNRFEEVVWSKFNSKEKQYLHIGLKPRVRDNYRANKVAFWLELVPHLHNLHTELFTTTTRLPPYATRWPPRPPPGAPGTRRPPPPATLPPEPEPEPGPRAYDRFPGDSRDYSTELSVTVAVGASLLFLNILAFAALYYKRDRRQELRCRRLSPPGGSGSGVPGGGPLLPATGRELPPEEELVSLQLKRGGGVGADPAEALRPACPPDYTLALRRAPDDVPLLAPGALTLLPSGLGPPPPPPPPSLHPFGPFPPPPSSAPSHNNTLPHPHSTTRV; this is translated from the exons ATATCCGGGACTCTGGGAAGAAGCCTGTGATGCTCTTTCTGCACGGCGGCTCCTACATGGAGGGCACCGGGAACATGTTCGATGGCTCCGTCCTGGCTGCCTATGGCAACGTCATTGTAGCCACACTCAACTACCGGCTTGGGGTGCTCG GTTTTCTCAGCACTGGGGACCAGGCTGCAAAAGGCAACTATGGGCTCCTGGACCAGATCCAGGCCCTGCGCTGGCTCAGTGAAAACATTGCTCACTTTGGGGGTGACCCCGAGCGCATCACCATCTTTGGGTCCGGGGCAGGGGCCTCCTGTGTCAACCTTCTGATCCTCTCCCATCATTCAGAAG GGCTGTTCCAGAAGGCCATCGCCCAGAGTGGCACTGCCATTTCCAGCTGGTCTGTCAACTACCAGCCGCTCAAGTACACGCGGCTGCTGGCAGCCAAGGTGGGCTGCGACCGGGAGGACAGCGCTGAAGCTGTGGAGTGTCTGCGCCGGAAGCCTTCCCGGGAGCTGGTGGACCAAGATGTGCAGCCTGCCCG CTACCACATCGCCTTTGGGCCCGTGGTGGACGGTGACGTTGTTCCTGATGATCCTGAGATCCTCATGCAGCAGGGAGAATTCCTCAACTATGACATGCTCATTGGCGTCAATCAAGGAGAGGGCCTCAAGTTCGTGGAGGACTCCGCAGAGAGCGAGGACGGTGTGTCCGCCAGCGCCTTCGACTTCACAGTCTCCAACTTTGTGGACAACCTGTATGGCTACCCGGAGGGCAAGGATGTGCTGCGGGAGACCATCAAGTTTATGTACACAGACTGGGCCGACCGGGACAATGGCGAGATGCGGCGCAAGACCCTGCTGGCACTCTTTACTGACCACCAGTGGGTGGCACCAGCTGTGGCCACCGCCAAGCTGCACGCCGACTACCAGTCCCCTGTCTACTTTTACACCTTCTACCACCACTGCCAGGCTGAAGGCCGGCCCGAGTGGGCAGACGCAGCGCACGGGGACGAGCTACCCTACGTCTTTGGTGTGCCCATGGTGGGTGCCACTGACCTCTTCCCCTGCAACTTCTCCAAGAATGACGTCATGCTCAGCGCTGTGGTCATGACCTACTGGACCAACTTTGCCAAGACTGG TGACCCCAACCAGCCGGTGCCGCAGGACACCAAGTTCATCCACACCAAGCCCAACCGCTTTGAGGAGGTGGTGTGGAGCAAGTTCAACAGCAAGGAGAAGCAGTACCTGCACATCGGCTTGAAACCACGTGTGCGTGACAACTACCGCGCCAACAAGGTGGCCTTCTGGCTGGAGCTCGTGCCTCACCTGCACAACCTGCACACAGAGCTTTTTACCACCACCACGCGCCTGCCTCCCTATGCCACACGCTGGCCGCCTCGCCCACCACCCGGTGCCCCAGGCACACGCCGGCCCCCACCACCTGCCACCCTGCCGCCTGAGCCTGAGCCTgagcctggccccagggcctATGACCGCTTCCCCGGGGACTCACGAGACTACTCCACGGAGCTAAGTGTCACTGTGGCTGTGGGcgcctccctcctcttcctcaacATCCTCGCCTTTGCCGCCCTGTACTACAAGCGGGACCGGCGGCAGGAGCTGCGGTGCAGGCGGCTCAGCCCACCAGGCGGCTCAGGCTCCGGTGTGCCCGGTGGGGGCCCCCTGCTCCCGGCCACCGGCCGCGAGCTGCCACCAGAGGAAGAGCTGGTGTCACTGCAGCTGAAGCGGGGTGGTGGCGTTGGGGCGGACCCTGCTGAAGCCCTACGCCCCGCCTGCCCACCCGACTACACCCTGGCCCTGCGCCGGGCACCGGACGATGTGCCTCTCTTGGCCCCCGGGGCCCTGACCCTGCTGCCCAGTGGCCTGgggcccccgccgcccccgccacCCCCATCTCTCCATCCCTTTGGGCCCTTCCCTCCGCCTCCCTCCTCCGCTCCCAGCCACAACAACACgctaccccacccccactccactaCTCGGGTATAG
- the SPEM1 gene encoding spermatid maturation protein 1 isoform X2 gives MCWSRWLATGEAWKVKGLAPAKAWAQAGGSTMGPRLSLLAHCEGEPQHHCDPFTPSSLWDKQEGRWILGAQWAGGLGAPVALGTPMAMAEWPPPEWASYHSPNTNNCQDLGNSFLLLLGLIVCINIGINMLWHRLRGFLHQVFHIVCEKEACKSSSLGKQTQPRKQSFPAVHLRCTLDPVKMTVTPPPTRRHRHRGSSACRAHRPVAWAPDTDNDEKLLHQHPVICSHNWDRPKDWEGFQSPQGFWAPWAQDTVELPSQTIRFQQTVEERPLKREMRSELGLEAYVYPVNPPPPSPQALSHKNSGGRAGAGAKAEQEQCSPAPPTPPPIRGPAIVPDIPQRRSSGRIAYDARDVRRRLRELTREIEALSHCYPLASRSSTAEGMGKDWVYRSLTER, from the exons ATGTGCTGGTCCAGATGGCTAGCTACAGGAGAGGCATGGAAGGTGAAGGGTTTGGCTCCTGCCAAGGCCTGGGCCCAGGCTGGAGGGTCAACCATGGGCCCCAGACTCTCCCTCTTGGCACATTGTGAGGGAGAGCCCCAGCATCATTGTGACCCGTTTACCCCCAGCAGCCTCTGGGACAAGCAGGAGGGCAGGTGGATACTGGGGGCACAGTGGGCTGGGGGCCTAGGGGCCCCGGTGGCCCTAGGGACCCCCATGGCTATGGCTGAGTGGCCACCACCTGAGTGGGCCTCGTATCACAGCCCCAACACCAACAACTGCCAGGATCTGGGCAATTCCTTCCTGTTGCTGCTGGGCCTTATCGTCTGCATTAACATTGGCATCAATATG CTCTGGCACAGACTCCGTGGCTTCTTACACCAAGTGTTCCATATTGTTTGTGAGAAAG AAGCTTGTAAGTCATCTTCGCTTGGGAAGCAGACCCAGCCCCGGAAGCAGAGCTTCCCGGCAGTCCACCTTCGATGCACCCTGGACCCTGTGAAAATGACTGTGACCCCTCCACCCACTCGCCGCCATCGCCATCGAGGTTCTTCAGCATGCCGTGCCCACCGCCCGGTAGCCTGGGCCCCAGACACTGACAATGACGAGAAGCTCCTACATCAGCACCCAGTAATCTGTTCCCACAACTGGGATCGCCCCAAGGACTGGGAAGGCTTCCAATCTCCCCAGGGGTTCTGGGCTCCCTGGGCCCAGGACACCGTGGAGCTGCCTTCCCAGACCATCCGCTTCCAGCAGACTGTAGAGGAAAGACCCCTGAAAagagagatgaggtcagagcTGGGCCTAGAGGCCTACGTGTACCCTGTGAAccctccaccccccagccctCAGGCCCTGAGCCACAAGAacagtgggggcagggcaggggcaggggccaaGGCGGAGCAGGAGCAGTGCTCACCAGCCCCGCCAACCCCGCCACCCATCCGGGGCCCAGCAATCGTCCCTGATATCCCCCAGCGCCGCTCCTCAGGCCGCATAGCGTATGATGCCCGCGATGTGAGGCGGCGGCTTCGGGAGCTGACCCGGGAGATAGAGGCCCTGTCCCACTGTTATCCCTTGGCCTCCAGATCCAGCACTGCTGAGGGGATGGGCAAGGACTGGGTATACCGTTCCCTGACAGAGAGGTGA